A genomic stretch from uncultured Cohaesibacter sp. includes:
- the murG gene encoding undecaprenyldiphospho-muramoylpentapeptide beta-N-acetylglucosaminyltransferase has protein sequence MTKTVLLTAGGTGGHLFPAQALAHALIARGWTVHLATDGRATRYGQDFPAESIQIIPSATPSVKNPVKMAKAALKLAKGYMAARKVIKTLNPDVVVGFGGYPTVPPMLAARSLGVPTCLHEQNGVMGRANRFLGKGASAIAASFPILKGIEGLEDKVTLTGNPVRPAVALAAETAYAPLGAERDFRLVVFGGSQGARFFSEYMPGALGRLPQEIRERISLLQQCRPEDLMKVKVGYRELGLKAELAPFFSDMPAEIAKAHLVICRSGASSVSELAAIGRPSILVPLPGTLDQDQHANAKVLEEAGGAWVLQQRGMRPNDISDLLEDLIANPEKLTAAAEAARGQGKLDAADRLADLVEKLAGDTGVAK, from the coding sequence ATGACAAAAACTGTTTTGCTTACGGCAGGTGGAACTGGCGGTCATCTGTTTCCAGCCCAGGCTCTGGCCCATGCGCTGATCGCGCGCGGCTGGACGGTGCATCTGGCGACCGATGGGCGGGCGACGCGCTATGGTCAGGATTTTCCGGCTGAAAGCATACAGATCATTCCTTCTGCAACGCCGTCGGTCAAAAATCCCGTCAAGATGGCCAAGGCTGCGCTCAAGCTGGCCAAAGGTTATATGGCTGCGCGCAAGGTGATCAAGACGCTGAACCCTGATGTCGTGGTTGGCTTTGGCGGGTATCCCACCGTGCCGCCGATGCTGGCTGCCCGTTCTCTCGGGGTGCCGACCTGTCTGCATGAACAGAATGGGGTCATGGGGCGGGCGAACCGCTTTTTGGGCAAGGGGGCGAGTGCCATCGCCGCCAGTTTCCCGATCCTCAAGGGGATTGAAGGGCTTGAAGACAAGGTGACGCTGACGGGCAACCCGGTGCGTCCTGCTGTAGCGCTTGCTGCTGAAACCGCTTATGCGCCATTGGGAGCGGAGAGAGACTTCCGGCTTGTGGTGTTTGGTGGCTCGCAAGGGGCACGCTTCTTTTCTGAATATATGCCCGGAGCACTCGGGCGTTTGCCTCAGGAAATCCGGGAGCGCATTTCCCTTCTGCAGCAGTGTCGCCCTGAAGATCTGATGAAGGTCAAGGTTGGCTATCGTGAACTGGGGCTTAAGGCTGAGCTGGCGCCTTTCTTCTCTGATATGCCTGCCGAGATTGCCAAGGCCCATCTGGTGATTTGTCGCTCGGGGGCTTCCTCGGTCAGCGAGTTGGCGGCCATTGGCAGACCCTCCATTCTCGTGCCGTTGCCCGGCACGCTCGATCAGGATCAACATGCCAACGCCAAGGTGCTGGAAGAGGCGGGTGGTGCATGGGTTCTGCAGCAGCGCGGTATGCGCCCGAATGATATTTCCGATTTGCTTGAAGATTTGATTGCCAATCCCGAAAAACTCACTGCAGCAGCTGAGGCTGCGCGTGGACAGGGCAAACTGGACGCCGCCGACAGGCTGGCTGATCTGGTGGAAAAATTGGCTGGTGATACAGGAGTTGCCAAATGA
- the ftsW gene encoding putative lipid II flippase FtsW, translating into MHRTRKNMLTEWWWTIDRPMLVALILLLFFGLVLSMAASPAIAMKLNLDAFHFVKRHAMFVPVALCIMIGVTFLSPRGARRLALFVLVCAFAGMVLTLLVGGSVKGAQRWISIAGFSVQPSEFMKPAFVVIAAWLFAENDRRPEIPGNLFSIVIFMIAVALLVAQPDIGQTVLLAMVWSGLFFMAGMPIFWIFLLMGLGVGGLTMAYFFVPHVTGRINRFLDPASGDTFQVDTAMDAIIRGGWLGVGPGEGTVKRTLPDSHTDFIFAVLAEEFGIIACMVLISVYLFIVVRALRLALQTQDLFKRLAISGLALLFGLQAVINIAVNLKLMPAKGMTLPFISYGGSSLLSVALTMGLLLALTRKRPEVGLEKRQFFKPYD; encoded by the coding sequence ATGCACCGAACACGGAAAAATATGCTGACAGAATGGTGGTGGACAATCGACCGCCCGATGCTTGTTGCGCTTATTCTGCTGTTGTTCTTTGGTCTGGTGCTTTCCATGGCGGCCAGTCCGGCCATCGCCATGAAGCTCAATCTTGATGCGTTCCATTTTGTCAAACGTCACGCGATGTTTGTGCCCGTGGCCCTGTGCATCATGATTGGCGTTACCTTTCTCAGTCCGCGCGGCGCAAGGCGACTGGCGCTTTTCGTATTGGTATGCGCCTTTGCGGGCATGGTGTTGACGCTTTTGGTCGGGGGGTCGGTGAAGGGGGCACAGCGCTGGATTTCCATTGCCGGATTCTCGGTGCAGCCATCAGAATTCATGAAGCCCGCATTCGTGGTCATTGCGGCATGGCTCTTTGCAGAGAATGACCGCAGGCCGGAGATACCGGGCAACCTCTTTTCCATCGTCATATTCATGATTGCCGTGGCGCTTCTGGTCGCCCAGCCGGATATTGGGCAAACCGTGCTGTTGGCCATGGTCTGGTCGGGGCTGTTCTTTATGGCGGGTATGCCGATTTTCTGGATTTTCCTCTTGATGGGGCTCGGGGTTGGCGGTTTGACTATGGCCTATTTCTTCGTGCCGCACGTGACTGGTCGTATCAACCGCTTTCTTGATCCTGCGTCAGGGGACACCTTTCAGGTGGATACGGCGATGGATGCGATTATTCGTGGTGGCTGGCTGGGCGTCGGGCCGGGTGAGGGCACCGTCAAGCGCACATTGCCCGACTCACATACGGACTTCATCTTCGCCGTTCTGGCAGAAGAATTCGGTATCATCGCCTGTATGGTGTTGATTTCAGTTTATCTGTTCATCGTGGTGCGGGCCTTGCGGCTGGCGCTGCAAACGCAGGATCTGTTCAAACGGCTTGCCATTTCTGGTCTTGCGTTGTTGTTCGGACTTCAGGCCGTGATCAATATCGCGGTGAACCTGAAGCTGATGCCCGCCAAGGGCATGACGCTGCCTTTCATTTCCTATGGTGGTTCGTCGCTTCTCTCAGTTGCCCTCACTATGGGGCTGCTTTTGGCCCTGACGCGCAAGCGGCCCGAAGTCGGGCTGGAAAAACGGCAGTTTTTCAAACCCTACGATTGA
- the murC gene encoding UDP-N-acetylmuramate--L-alanine ligase: MKMPQNIGPIHFVGIGGIGMSGIAEVLLKLGYIVQGSDIAEGANVVRLREKGIKVMVGHAAENIGDAQVVVVSSAIQSDNPELKEARARLLPVVRRAEMLAELMRFKSAIAVGGTHGKTTTTSLVAALLDAGGMDPTVINGGIINAYGTNARMGDGDWMVVEADESDGTFVKLPADVAIVTNIDPEHLDHYHTYDAVKEAFRAFVENVPFYGFAAMCLDHPMVQTLVGQIEDRRIVTYGANPQADVRYKDLRSDGGISRFTVEIRDRRSGAVEEISGLTLPMPGEHNVANATAAIAVVHELEIPADAIRKGLSAFGGVKRRFTRVGSWNGIEIIDDYAHHPVEISAVMRAARQASQGKVIAVMQPHRYSRLQNHFEDFCTCMNIADHVLVADVYPAGEKPIEGVNAEALVEGLKSHGHRGASLLGPADGLALRVKDLAEPGDYVVCLGAGSITTWANGLADTLKTLAGE, encoded by the coding sequence ATGAAGATGCCTCAGAATATTGGTCCGATCCATTTTGTCGGGATCGGCGGGATCGGCATGTCCGGTATTGCCGAAGTGTTGCTCAAACTCGGCTATATAGTGCAGGGCAGCGACATTGCCGAAGGGGCCAATGTGGTGCGGTTGCGCGAGAAGGGCATCAAGGTCATGGTCGGGCACGCTGCCGAGAATATCGGTGATGCTCAGGTGGTTGTTGTTTCATCAGCCATCCAGTCCGATAATCCCGAACTCAAGGAAGCCCGTGCGCGGCTTCTGCCCGTTGTGCGACGCGCCGAAATGCTGGCCGAGTTGATGCGCTTCAAGTCGGCCATTGCCGTTGGAGGCACGCATGGCAAAACCACAACCACATCTCTTGTGGCAGCGCTGCTGGATGCCGGAGGCATGGACCCGACGGTTATCAATGGCGGTATCATCAATGCCTATGGAACCAATGCGCGCATGGGGGATGGAGATTGGATGGTGGTGGAAGCGGACGAGTCCGATGGCACCTTCGTCAAGCTGCCCGCGGATGTTGCGATCGTCACCAACATCGATCCCGAGCATCTGGATCACTATCACACCTATGATGCGGTGAAAGAGGCGTTCCGGGCTTTCGTTGAGAATGTGCCTTTCTATGGCTTTGCGGCCATGTGTCTTGATCACCCCATGGTGCAAACCCTCGTGGGGCAGATAGAGGACCGGAGGATTGTGACCTATGGTGCCAACCCGCAGGCCGATGTGCGCTACAAGGATTTGCGATCTGATGGCGGCATCAGCCGCTTCACTGTCGAGATCCGTGATCGGCGAAGCGGTGCGGTCGAGGAGATTTCTGGTCTCACGCTCCCGATGCCCGGCGAGCATAATGTTGCCAATGCCACAGCGGCGATTGCCGTGGTGCATGAATTGGAGATTCCTGCAGATGCCATCCGCAAGGGGCTGTCGGCCTTTGGTGGCGTTAAACGGCGCTTTACCCGCGTTGGAAGCTGGAACGGCATCGAGATTATTGATGATTATGCCCATCATCCGGTTGAAATCAGCGCGGTCATGCGGGCCGCGCGTCAGGCATCTCAAGGCAAGGTGATTGCCGTCATGCAACCGCATCGCTATTCGCGCCTGCAGAACCATTTCGAGGATTTCTGCACTTGCATGAATATCGCCGACCATGTGCTGGTGGCAGATGTTTATCCGGCAGGGGAAAAGCCCATTGAAGGCGTGAATGCCGAGGCTCTGGTCGAAGGGCTGAAGAGCCATGGCCATCGCGGCGCTTCGCTGCTTGGTCCTGCCGATGGGCTGGCCCTGCGGGTCAAGGATCTGGCTGAGCCGGGCGACTATGTGGTTTGTCTGGGGGCTGGCAGTATCACGACCTGGGCCAACGGCCTTGCCGATACGCTCAAAACATTGGCAGGAGAGTAG
- the murD gene encoding UDP-N-acetylmuramoyl-L-alanine--D-glutamate ligase, with the protein MIPITIFEGKKVAVFGLGGSGLVTLEALTAGGADVFAYDDKEASREKAALIDGVQICDLQSADWSEFAVLVLAPGVPLTHPEPHWSVKKAEAAGVEVIGDIELFCRQRRATGIDAPFIAITGTNGKSTTTALISHLLSVEGLDVQMGGNIGTPILALEPIAPDRIYVIEVSSYQIDLAPSIDPSIGVLLNISADHLDRHGDLLNYARIKSRMVTSADLSVVALDDRLCANVASNLRLKGHPVITISGFGNERAMVAAPDGVLQSMEGDFLFNLDQARALRGTHNAQNAAAAVAVARQLDLPPSVLVAGLKSFGGLEHRMEEVGAADGLLFINDSKATNADATSRALASFPKVHWILGGLPKSGGISSLVDYFDRIEHAYLIGEASEEFAATLSRHGVAFSFCGHMDVALERAIADSKQRLAKGSKMEQVILLSPACASFDQFPNFMKRGDVFRTAVDHYLETGQVEVDPSHLACQEAHSDTLVSEGH; encoded by the coding sequence ATGATCCCGATTACCATATTTGAAGGCAAAAAAGTTGCGGTATTCGGGCTCGGCGGAAGCGGCTTGGTGACGCTGGAAGCCTTGACGGCGGGCGGAGCGGATGTTTTCGCCTATGATGACAAGGAAGCAAGCCGCGAGAAGGCCGCCCTGATTGACGGTGTCCAGATTTGCGATCTGCAAAGCGCTGATTGGTCCGAATTTGCCGTGCTGGTGCTCGCACCCGGTGTGCCGCTTACCCATCCCGAACCGCATTGGAGTGTCAAAAAGGCCGAGGCTGCAGGCGTTGAGGTAATAGGTGATATCGAACTGTTCTGCCGCCAACGAAGAGCAACCGGCATAGATGCGCCTTTCATTGCCATCACGGGCACCAATGGCAAGTCGACCACCACGGCGCTCATCTCCCATTTGCTCTCCGTGGAGGGGCTTGATGTGCAGATGGGCGGCAATATCGGCACACCCATTCTGGCGCTTGAGCCAATCGCGCCCGATCGCATCTATGTGATCGAGGTTTCTTCTTACCAGATCGATCTTGCGCCCAGCATAGACCCGTCTATCGGGGTGTTGTTGAATATCTCTGCCGATCATCTGGATCGGCATGGTGATCTTCTCAATTACGCTCGTATCAAGAGCCGTATGGTCACTTCGGCTGATCTCTCTGTTGTGGCCCTTGATGACAGGCTCTGTGCCAATGTGGCTTCAAACCTACGTTTGAAGGGGCATCCGGTTATCACCATTTCCGGCTTTGGCAATGAGCGTGCGATGGTTGCCGCGCCTGATGGTGTGCTTCAGAGCATGGAAGGGGATTTCCTCTTCAATCTCGATCAGGCCCGTGCGTTGCGCGGCACGCATAATGCGCAGAATGCGGCCGCAGCAGTGGCTGTTGCACGTCAGCTGGATCTGCCGCCTTCGGTTCTGGTCGCCGGCCTTAAATCTTTTGGTGGGCTTGAGCATCGCATGGAAGAAGTTGGTGCGGCAGACGGGCTTTTGTTCATTAACGATTCAAAGGCCACCAATGCGGACGCGACCTCGCGTGCACTGGCATCCTTCCCCAAGGTGCACTGGATTCTGGGCGGGCTTCCAAAGTCTGGCGGAATCAGCTCGCTTGTGGACTATTTCGATCGTATCGAGCATGCCTATCTGATCGGGGAGGCCTCGGAAGAGTTTGCCGCGACCCTTTCCCGGCATGGGGTGGCCTTCAGCTTTTGCGGTCATATGGATGTCGCGCTTGAGCGTGCCATCGCGGATAGCAAACAGCGTTTGGCAAAGGGCAGCAAAATGGAGCAGGTCATTCTTCTATCACCTGCCTGTGCATCCTTTGATCAGTTTCCCAATTTCATGAAACGTGGGGATGTTTTCCGCACCGCAGTAGATCATTATCTTGAGACAGGGCAGGTCGAGGTTGACCCTAGCCATCTTGCCTGTCAGGAAGCGCATTCGGACACTCTGGTCAGTGAGGGGCATTGA
- the murB gene encoding UDP-N-acetylmuramate dehydrogenase yields MFKDLLDELGGWTDKVRGRLSSNFDVASFTWFRVGGPAQLFFNPADEADLSYFLKNLPADILVTTIGLGSNLLVRDGGIEGVVIRLSGRAFSSVEVDDDYVVKVGAAMPDMRFAQQMARQGVAGFAFYKGIPGSIGGALRMNAGAHGDETKRRLLGARAMDRQGVIHMLNPADLGHGYRSCSVPSDYIFTEASYQGEAGDPEALKAEMNDVAAYREENQPTKERTGGSTFRNPEGMSAWKLVDEAGFRGYTLGGAQVSPKHTNFLINTGDASAEDIERLGERIRGKVRDMTGLELHWEIKRIGSFADGVRIDPFQQD; encoded by the coding sequence ATGTTCAAGGATCTGCTAGACGAATTGGGAGGCTGGACAGATAAGGTGCGCGGGCGCCTTTCCAGCAATTTTGATGTTGCCAGCTTCACCTGGTTTCGGGTGGGGGGACCGGCACAATTATTCTTCAATCCGGCCGATGAAGCAGATCTTTCCTATTTTCTGAAAAACCTGCCCGCAGATATTCTCGTAACCACCATCGGGTTGGGCTCGAATCTGCTTGTGCGGGATGGCGGTATCGAAGGGGTTGTCATTCGGCTGTCCGGGCGGGCTTTCAGTTCTGTCGAGGTCGATGATGACTATGTCGTCAAAGTCGGCGCTGCGATGCCTGACATGCGCTTTGCTCAGCAGATGGCGCGGCAGGGCGTGGCTGGCTTTGCCTTCTATAAAGGCATTCCGGGTTCGATTGGTGGTGCCTTGCGCATGAATGCGGGGGCCCATGGGGATGAAACCAAAAGGCGTTTGCTTGGGGCGCGAGCGATGGATCGGCAAGGTGTGATTCACATGCTGAACCCAGCCGATCTGGGCCATGGCTATCGCTCCTGTTCTGTGCCTTCGGACTATATTTTTACCGAGGCGAGTTATCAGGGCGAGGCGGGCGACCCGGAGGCTTTGAAAGCCGAAATGAATGATGTGGCTGCCTATCGCGAAGAAAACCAGCCAACCAAGGAGCGCACTGGTGGCTCCACGTTCCGTAATCCCGAGGGCATGAGTGCCTGGAAGCTGGTGGATGAGGCCGGCTTTCGGGGATACACCCTTGGTGGAGCTCAGGTTTCGCCCAAACACACCAACTTCCTGATCAACACGGGGGACGCCTCCGCTGAAGATATTGAGCGCCTCGGTGAGCGGATCCGTGGCAAGGTGCGGGACATGACCGGCCTTGAGCTGCATTGGGAAATTAAGCGTATCGGTTCCTTTGCCGATGGTGTGCGTATCGACCCATTTCAGCAGGACTGA